A single window of Syntrophus aciditrophicus SB DNA harbors:
- a CDS encoding efflux transporter outer membrane subunit, translating into MKSNGSRILVLGMIAVLLGGCTLAPKYQRPASPVPSGWPTGAAYQGAKPDEPALTAVAELPWREFLPEKRLQKVIETALNNSRDLRLTTLNVERARALYGVQRAELLPVVDVMGSGLKERVPADLSSSGHSTTREVYSVDLGVTAWEIDFFGRIRSLKDRALQEYLATDQARRNARILLVSEVANVWFAMAADAENLKLSRSTLEAQQASYDLIRKRYDVGLSSELDLRRAQTQVDTARRNVAVYTQLTAQDENALNLLVGTPLPGELLPAGLDGVLPPREISPGLSSEVLLNRPDVLAAEHRLKAAHANIGAARAAFFPRISLTTAIGTASADLSGLFKSGQDTWMFAPQIAVPIFDARTWSAYDVTKVERDISVTQYEQTIQTAFREVADALAQRGTIGEQLAAQESLVEATARTYRLADARYTRGVDSYLNVLDAQRSLFSAQQVLTALRGSRFTNQVNLYKVLGGGTAMDSRYQ; encoded by the coding sequence ATGAAGAGTAATGGATCCCGTATTCTTGTACTGGGCATGATCGCTGTTCTGCTGGGGGGATGCACTCTGGCCCCGAAATACCAGCGTCCTGCCTCTCCTGTTCCTTCCGGCTGGCCGACGGGAGCGGCCTACCAGGGGGCAAAGCCTGATGAACCTGCGCTGACGGCGGTGGCGGAGCTGCCCTGGAGGGAGTTCCTCCCCGAGAAACGCCTTCAGAAGGTGATTGAAACGGCCTTGAACAACAGTCGCGACCTGCGTCTGACAACCTTGAATGTGGAAAGGGCGCGGGCCCTTTATGGCGTCCAGCGGGCTGAACTGCTGCCTGTGGTCGATGTGATGGGAAGCGGGCTCAAGGAGCGCGTCCCGGCGGATCTCTCGTCCTCCGGGCATTCAACGACCCGGGAGGTATACAGCGTCGATCTGGGGGTCACAGCCTGGGAAATCGACTTTTTCGGGCGAATCCGCAGCCTGAAAGACCGTGCCCTGCAGGAATATCTGGCCACGGATCAGGCCCGCCGCAACGCCCGGATCCTCCTGGTATCCGAGGTGGCCAATGTCTGGTTTGCCATGGCCGCCGACGCGGAGAATCTGAAACTCTCCCGCTCCACGCTTGAGGCCCAGCAAGCCTCCTATGATCTGATCCGGAAGCGCTACGATGTCGGGCTGTCATCCGAGCTGGATCTTCGCCGCGCGCAGACTCAAGTGGATACAGCCCGAAGAAACGTTGCCGTCTACACCCAACTGACGGCTCAGGATGAAAACGCCTTGAATCTTCTGGTCGGAACACCCCTCCCGGGGGAACTCCTGCCAGCAGGGCTGGACGGCGTTCTCCCCCCGAGGGAGATCTCTCCCGGCCTGTCCTCCGAAGTGCTCCTGAACCGACCGGATGTGCTGGCGGCGGAACACCGGCTCAAAGCGGCCCACGCCAACATCGGCGCCGCCCGCGCTGCTTTTTTCCCCCGCATCTCCCTGACGACCGCCATCGGAACGGCAAGCGCCGACCTCTCCGGGCTTTTCAAGTCCGGCCAGGATACCTGGATGTTCGCCCCGCAGATCGCCGTCCCGATTTTCGATGCCCGCACCTGGTCGGCCTATGATGTCACCAAAGTGGAGCGGGATATCTCTGTAACCCAATACGAGCAGACGATCCAGACGGCTTTCCGGGAAGTGGCCGATGCCCTGGCGCAGAGGGGAACCATTGGGGAACAACTGGCGGCCCAGGAGTCCCTGGTGGAGGCGACCGCCAGGACTTACCGTCTCGCTGACGCCCGCTACACACGGGGGGTCGACAGTTATCTG